The sequence below is a genomic window from Posidoniimonas polymericola.
GTCGTGCTGCTGCGTACGTTCGCCTTCGGCGTCCTCCCGACGATTATCTTCTTCTCATCGCTGATGTCGGTCCTGTACCACATCGGCTTGATGCAGCTGGTCGTCGGCGGACTGGCGTGGGTGATGCGTCGGACGCTGGGCACTTCCGGCGCCGAGACCCTCTCGGCGGCGGCGAACATTTTTGTCGGCCAGACCGAGGCGCCCCTCGTTATCCGACCCTACGTCGGGACCATGACGCTCTCCGAGCTCATGGTCGTGATGGTCGGCGGGTTCGCGACCATCGCCGGCGGCGTGTTCGCCATCTACGTCAAGTTTGGCATCGACGCGGGCCACCTGCTTACTGCTTCGGTAATCTCCGCCCCGGCGGCCCTGCTGATCGCCAAGGTGATGCAGCCCGAGGTCGAAGAGCCCGAGACCGCCGGGGTCGCCCCGGCGCGGATGGAGGCCGCCAGCGGCAACGTGCTCGAGGCCGCGGCCGAGGGGGCCTCCGCGGGCATGCGGCTGGCCCTCAACGTCGCGGCGATGCTGATCGCCTTCGTGGCGTTGGTCGCCATGCTCAACGCGTTGGTCGGTTGGGTAGGCGGGCTGGCGGGTTTCGAGGGCGAGGCTGCCTGGAGCATGCAGAAGGCGTTCGGCTACGCGTTCGCTCCGCTGGCGTGGCTGATGGGCATCGAGTCCAAAGACTGCCTGCCGGCGGGCGTGATGCTGGGCGAGAAGATGGTGCTGAACGAGTTCTACGCCTACCTTTCCCTCAGCGATGCTATCGGTGCTGAAAAAATAAGTGAGCGGACTGCCACGATCCTCACCTACGCCCTGTGCGGTTTCGCTAATTTCAGCTCGATTGGCATCCAGCTGGGGGGCATCGGCGGCATCGCGCCGGAGCGGAGGGGCGACTTGGCGAAGCTCGCCCTGCGCGCCATGCTGGGGGGCACCCTCGCCGCGTTCATGACGGCGTGCATCGCCGCGGCCTTGATTTGATCATCCTCTTTGTCCGGTTCACGGGCCCCTCAACCTGCTTTCAAGATCCTTATGAAGACCCTCCTCACCCGTGAAGAACTGAACCAGGGCGTCGCGCGGATGGCCGGTCAGATTCACGACCGCTACGCCGACCGGCAGTTGACCATCATTAGCGTGCTGACCGGCAGCATGGTGCTGGTCGCCGACCTGATCCGAGAGATCGACCTGCCGATGCGGCTCGGTGTGATTGAGGCCAGCAGCTACCGCGGGGCCACCACCACCCGCGGCGAGCTGACCATCAACGCCAAGCCGATGCTCGACATCACCGGCCGCGACGTGCTGCTGGTCGACGACATCTTCGACACCGGCCACACGCTGGTCAAAGTGATCGAGAAGATGCAGGAGTTCAACCCGGCCAGCGTCCGCTCGGCGGTGCTGCTCCGCAAGCACGGCCGCCAGGAGGTGCAGGCCGTGCCCGACTTCGTCGCGTTCGACATCCCCGACGAGTTTGTCGTCGGCTACGGCCTCGACTACGAAGACCTGTACCGCAACCTGCCGTACCTTGCCGCCCTCGAAGAGCACGACCTCGACCACCACAAGAAGCTGGTCGAGGTCCACAAGAGCTAGCGCTGCGGCCGCGCTCGGCGTAGCTGCTCCTCCTCGACCGTGTCCGCGCCTGCCGCCATCGGTTTCTCGCAGGTGTTGCGCGTGGCCGCCGGCTTAGCGTGCACTGATCCGCAGATTGCGCGGTTTTTGGGCCGCAAGAGATTATTTTGCTTTTCTTCATTGTCCGGCGTCACAGACCCTGCGTCGGAGACGTTACCGGATAGAGCGGGCATGAATGCCTGCCTCGGTCGTAGCCAGGCGAAGAACTACCGGCGAGACGACGATGCCGAGGACCGTGTTGACTGGATCAACGCTAGAACCAGAGGCGTTCGTGCTGCTGATTGCACGGCACGAGCGGCGCATCCGTGGCTTTATCGCCACGCTGCTCCCCTTCGACCGCGACGCGGTCGACGATCTGATTCAGACCACCTACCTCGTGGCGTGGCGGAAGCTTGCCGAGTTCCGCTACGAGAGGGAAACCCCCGACGAAGAGGCGGTCCGCTGGATCATCGCCATCGCCCGGTTCGAGACCTTCAGCCACATGCGCGCCAACAAGAAGCACCGCTACGCCGAGCTCGACGAGCAGCTGCTCGGTCAGATCGCCGATGTGCAGTCGGAAGACTGGGGCCGGTTTGACGCCCGCTGGCGGGCTTTTGGGTCGTGCGTGCAGAAGCTCGAGGGCTCGCAGCGAGAGGTCATCCGGCTCCGGTATGGGCTGGGGTTGTCGCTCGACGAGATCGGTCAGCGCTACGGCAAGCTACCCAACACCATCGCGGCGCGGCTCTCGCGGATCCGCAGGGCTTTAGAAAAGTGCATAGGAACCTCGTTGCAGAACGAGGGCTACTGTCGATGAGCGGGGCCAACCCAGACAACCCGAACGGAGGCAGTCCGAACGGTCGGACCATCGGCGACGCCGACCGGCTAGAGCAGCTGCTCGAACAGCTGGTCGTCGCGACGCTCGAGCCGCAGCAGCGGGCGGAGCTCGCCGTCCTGATCCGCAACGACCCCGAGGCCGCCCGGCAGTTTGCCCAGGCGATCCACCTCCGGGAGTGCCTGAGCGACTACGGCGCCAGTGAGAGCGCCGGTGAGAGTGCGGGGGGGGAGTCAGGGGCTGCCGCTCACCAAGCGGCGTTGACGCCAGCGACCGCCACGCTCGCTGCCCGGGCCGGTGTGGGGCGGTGCGAATCTGAGCTCCGCGACAACGACGCTGACGCGGGATTTCCGACCCGCCGCTGGGGCGGTTGGTTCCCGCTCGCCCTGGCGACCTGCCTGGCGCTAGCGGTGGGCCTTGCGGCCGGGCGGATGACGCTCGGCCCGCCAGTCGCGGAGCGTGACGACGCGGCGGCTCCAACCACGACCACCACGGTTGTGCGTCCCAATTTTGAAGTCGGCGGCGCGGGCTACGACCGGCTCGGCCGGGTGGCGGCCTTGTCGCCCGACGCGTCTTCGGACGGTTTGCTGCGGCCGCTGCAGGTCGGCGATCTGCTGCGGCGGGGCGAGGTGGTCCAGCTCACCCGAGGGGTGATGCAGGTCAGCTTTGCCGCCGGCCCGGAAGTCATCGTGCAGGGCCCGGCCGAGTTTTCCGTCGTCGACGACCTGGCGATCTACGTCCACCGCGGTCGGGTCACGGCCAAGTCGCCCGGCCGGTTCACGCTGCAGACCTCGCTGGTCGCCGCGCAGGCCGAACGCGCCGAGGTCGGCGTGGTCGCCGACGCCGAGCACGCAGTCGAGCTGTACGCGTTCGACGGCAGCGTCGCGGTCAACTCCAACCCACACCGCCAGGTCGAGCAGGAGACCCTGCGGGTGCTCAAGGCCGACCAGGGCGTCGGCGTGACCCGCAAGGGGAACTCCACGCGCCTGACCGCGGTCAACACCGAGGTCCCCACCGACATGGTGCGCGACTGGGCCGAGGTCACCACCCAGCTGCACCCCTACGAGCAACTCGTGCTGGCCGACCGGCCGCTCGCCTACTGGCCGCTCTACCGCGTGCGGCGGAACCGCCGCGTGCTCGACCTCACCCAGCACGGCTACGACGGCCAGGCCATCGGCAACTGGCCCGCCGAACTCAACGACGCCTCGTCCACACAGGTCCGCGGCGCCTACTTCGACGGCGAGTCGTACATCGAGCCCGACTCGAAGCCGCCGGTCGATCTGGAGTCCGGCTTCACCATCGAGGGCTGGGCCAAGGTGCTCGGCGGGCCGGAGTTCCAGTCGGTGTTCACGTCGCGGTGGGTGTTCGGCTCCAACACGCCGAGCCAGCAGTGCTTCGGCTTCACGCTCTACGCCGGCGACGACGACAAGTGGCAGTTCTGGAGCGGCTCCGGCGAGTACGGCGCGATGTGGCAGATGCTCAGCGGGAACAAAACGCTCGAACGTCACCGCTGGACGCACGTCGCGGCCAGCTTCCGGCCAGAGAAGACTAAAGAGGGCGAGTGGGTCGAGGGGACCGTGCAGCTGTACGTCAACGGGCAGCCCGCCGCCAGCGGAACGCACCGGATGTCGCTGCTGGACTTCGAGTGGCCCGCCCGGATCGGCGCCGCGGAGTTCGTGCCCAAGTCGCTGACCTCGTGGCTGTTCCGCGGCGAGCTGCGGGACGTTGCGCTCTACGACTACCCGTTGTCCGACGAGAGGATCCGCACGCACCAGACGCAGGGCGAGCACGCCACCTAAGGCGATCCTTTAATTGTCACGCACCCACAGCAGCCCGAGAGGGGACGCATGGAACGCAATACAACTACCCACCGCGGCCGCCAGCCCCAGCACGGGTTCACCCTCGTGGAGTTGCTGGTAGTGATCGCCATCATCGGCGTGCTGATTGCGCTCTTGCTGCCGGCGGTGCAGGCCGCCCGCGAGGCCGCCCGCCGCACCCAGTGCACCAACCAGCTCCGCCAGCTCGCCCTGGCGTTCCACAACCACCACGACACGCACAAGCACATGCCGACCGGCGGGTGGAATTTCGCCTGGCTGGGCAACCCCGACTACGGGTACGGCAAGCACCAGCCGGGCAACTGGCTGTACAACATTCTGCCTTATATAGAAGAAGCGAACCTGCACGATATAGGAGCCGGCGCCACCGGAGCCGCGCGCGACCAAGCGAGCGTGCAGCGCGTTCAGACCCCGTTCGAGGGCATGACATGCCCCAGTCGCCGGAGGGCCAACGTGTTCGCGAATGGAGCGAGCACTACCTTTGCGGAGTGTGTCAATCCGGTCCAACTCTGTAGCAAGACGGACTACGCCGCCAACGCGGGTGACATGTACAACCCGGAGCCGTACGCGTCGTCCGAGCCGGGAGAGGCTCTACCTAATGTCAGCAACGTCGACTACGACTCGTTGAAAGCCTTCAGCTGGAAGCCTGTTTGGAAGGCTGGAGACCCCACAAATCCCGACAATCTGGTCTACGTGCGTGACGCAACCGGCATTGTCTACACACGTTCGCAAGTCGCATTTCGTAGGATTACCGACGGCACGTCAAACGTCTACATGGTTGGCGAAAAATACCTATCTACCCTCCACTACGAAACCGGGATGGGTGAGGGCGACAACGAGCCAGGCTTTACCGGAGGAAACGACGATACACTCCGCACAACGGTAAAGACGGTCAAGGGGATTGGGGGCGGCGATGTCAAGCTCGCACGCGACAGCGAATCTAATGTCAAGAAGATTGACAGCACCAAGTTTGGCTCCGCCCACACCGGCGGGTTCAACATGGCGTTCTGTGACGGGTCGGTCCGGCTCGTGAACTTTGAGGTCGACCCCGATGTGCACCGCCTGCGGGGCAACCGGGCCGACGGGGTCGTGCTGGCGGACGAGTGAGCCGGGCGTCGGGCTCCTGCAAGCGGGCGTTGAGCGGCAGGCGGAAAGAGAAAGTGGGCACGCGACTGTATTCCATTTCTTCTATCACCTTTGGAGTCTAGTTCTCATGAGACAAGCCTGCGCACTGATCGCGTGCTTGTGTTTCGCCGCCGTTTCGACGGTTGCGAACGCAGGGTATTTTAAGACGATCACCATCGACAGCGACTACAGCGACTGGGACGACGTCCCCGTGGTCGACGACGACAGCGGCGACAACTCCGGCGGCCCCGACATCGGCGTCACCAAGATCGCCAACGACGGCAACTACCTGTACATCTACAACACGTTCCCCAACAACCTGTCGCTCGGCACCTTCCTGACAATCGACGTCGACCACGACACTGCCACCGGCTTCGACGTGTTCGGCCTGGGGCTGATTGGATCGGAGGCCGGCTGGCAGAACGACTTCCCGTTCACCCAGGCGACCGGCGTGTTCAATGACGGGCAGGGCATGTCCGGCGAGTTCTTTGGCAGTGGAGCGGCCCTGCTCGACAGCTTCGCCAACGCCGGGGCGCGGGAGCTCGCGATCAGCCTCGACATCCTCCGCAACGAGACCGGCACCGGCGTCTTCACGGACGACGTGGTTGATCTGTTGCTGTGGACCGACCTCGGCATCGGCGCCGACGGCATCCCCAGCGGCTTTCCCAACGACTCCGGCCTGAACGGCGACGTCTCGGCCGCGATCAGCTACCAGCTCGCCGTGCCCGAGCCCGTTTCCGCTTCGCTGGTGCTTGCCGCCAGCGTGCTCGGGGCGTTCGTGCGGCGCCGCTAACCAACGCGCCCCGGCGGCGGCCGGCCGCCGCCGCCGGGGCGTTCCTTATCTTCCCCAATCCACAATCCCAACCGTAGGCCGCAGCCCCCTGCGTCGACGTTTGCCCCGCGGAGAGCAAGACATGCTTCAACGGATCCACTACTTGATTGCCATCGCAGCCTCGGTTGCGGCGTCCCCCGCCTTGGCTTTCGTCGTCGCGCCGACCCACTACACCACCACGGTCCAGGTGCAGGGGGAAGCCGAGGGCACAGAGTTCGACGACTGGGCCGGCGTGCCGATCGCGTACGCCGATGCGGAGGACAACGGCGGCGAGTTTGAGGGGCGTCCTTTCATGGACTTTGCCAACCTGCAGGTCGCCAACGACGGCGAGTTCCTCTACCTGCACATGTCCTACCACAACACGTCGTCCGTCAACACGTTCATCGGCCTCGACCTGGACGCCGACCTGGCGACTGGTTTCGACCTGTTCGGACTAGGCCTGATCGGCTCGGATATCGGCTACCAGAACGACTTCCCGTTCCAGCAGGCCACGGGAGTCTACAACGTGGGGGTCGCACTGACCGGCGGGCCGCTGAGCAACGGCGGCGCGCTGATCTACACCTTCTGGGATCAGGACGGCATGGACAAGGAATGGGCCATCCCACTCGACCTGGGCCTTGGCTTCCCAGCCGGGGACCCGGCGTTCACGGGCGACACCATCGATATCCTGTTCTACACCGAAGAGGGCGCCGGCGACATCAACGACGAGGTGGTACGCTACACGCTGGCCGCCGCGCCGGTCGTGCAGGGCGACTTCAACGACGACGGCCTAGTAGACGCGGCGGATTACACCATCTGGCGGGACTCCAAGAACGACATTGGTCAGGACCTGCCGGCCGACGGCAACGGCGACATGGTGGTCGACACGCTAGACTACGACCTGTGGGCAGCCAACTACGGCGGGGGCGCCGCTCCTGTCAATTCGCTGAGCTCGGCACCCGAGCCGCTCTCGGCGACCCTCGCGTTGACCGCCTTGGCCGGCGCATTGGTGAGGCGGCGGCGGACTTCAGACCTCAGTAACTTTGACGAAGCGACTCAGAGGGACACCCTGTGTGGATGACGATGCGCGAACTGGCGGTTAGATTGGGCGGGACGATTGTGGCCCTAGCGTCCCTGGCGGTGCAGCACGGCGCGGCCCTGGAGATTGTCGTGCCGGCGTACTTCTACCCGTCGTCCGGCAGCGACTGGAGTGACATGAACGCCGCCGCGGCGCAGGTGCCGCTGACGGCGATCATGAACCCCGGCAGCGGACCCAGCAATGCGCAGAACGGCGATTACACGTCGGCGGTCGGCTCGCTCCGAGCGTCCGGTGGCCGGGTGATCGGCTACGTTTCGTCGTCTTACGCCAACCGACCGCTGCAGGATGTGCTAGACGACATCGACAAGTACGCCAATTGGTATGATATTGACGGGATCTTCGTGGACGAGATGACCAACAACGCCGTCCCCGCCAACCTCGACTTCTACCAGTCGGTCTACGACCACGTTAAGTCGATCGACCCTGCCTGGGAGGTCATGGGCAACCCGGGCACCGCTACTGTGGAGGATTACCTGACACGCCCGGCCGCCGACAAACTGATGGTGTTTGAGAGCTTCGGCTCGAGCTACTTGAGCCACACGCCATCGGCGTGGAACGCCGCTTACGACCCATCACGGTTCGTGAACCTGCTGCACCAGCTCGATCCCAACAACACGGCCGTGATGGAGCAGTACGTGGACGTGGCCGTCTCGCGGAATGTGGGGGGCGTCTACTTCACCGATGACGTGCTGGGCAACCCGTGGGACCGGCTCCCGGGATTCTGGAACGACATGGTTAGCAAGGTCGCGGCGGTCAACAGCTACGTGCGCGGGCCGATCCAGACGCTCAGCAACCCAGTAGCGGTTGGCGGCGTCACGATCGACGCCGGCCGCGGCGAATGGACCGCCCTAACCGCGTACGACGCTGACGCGGACCAGGCGCCGCTCCCCGGCCCGGAGCTCGACCTGCAGGCGATCACCCTCGCCAATGATGGCGATAGCCTGTACCTGCGAATGGAGATCGACGAGACGCAGAACGGCGCCGCGCCGGCGCTCGGGACCAAGCACAACGTGTACCTCGACACCGACCAGGACCGTGAGAGCGGGTTTATCGGCTCCGGCGGCTTCTTGTCGGTTGGGGCCGACTATCTGATCCAGGGAACGCGGCTCTACGCTTTCAACGGCGCCACGCAGGAGTCGTTCGCCTGGTCGTTTATCCAGGACCTGAGCAACAACCAGTCCCCGACCGCGGACCTCGAGTTGTCGCTGCCGCTGGCGGCGCTAGGCGGGCCGGGATCATTCGACTGGATCGCCAACGCCGCGAACTCGGGCGTGGAAGACTACCTGCCGAACACCGCCGCTAGCGGCGCCTTCGGCGACTTCTACCGCTACGAGGTGGGCGCCGTGCAGGTAGTCGTTGGCGACTACGACGCGAACGGCGTCGTGGACGCGGCCGACTACGAGTACTGGCGGTCGCACCTCGGCGAAACCGGCGGAGCCGCCGACGGCAATGGCGACGGCGTTGTCGACGCCGCTGACTATACTGTGTGGCGCGACGCGGTCGCCGCCCAAGCAGCCGGGGCGTCCGCCCTGGCAGTCCCTTCCCCCAGCTCGCTGCTGCTGATGGCGGTGGCCTGCACGCTGATTGTCACGCCACTTCGGCGTGCTCACTAGCCCACAGGAATCGTTTGCCCGCAATGTCTGGACCTTCCCACAACCAGCCTTCTCCTGACCGCCGCGCCTTCCTCAAGGGGACCGCGGCCGCCGCGTCGATGGCGCCGCTGCTCGCGCGCGCCGACGCCATCATCCCCAAGACGCACACCGGCGTGGACGAGACCCTCCGCATCGGCCTGATCGGCTGCGGCGGGCGGGGCTCGGGCGCCGCGATCGACGCCCTGCACGCCGACCCCAACACCAAGCTCGTCGCGATGGGCGACGCGTTCCCGGACCGCGTCGAGAACGCGTTGTCCGCGATCTCGTTCGACGAGGAGGTTGGCGACCGGGTCGACGTTGGCCCCGACCAGATCTTCACCGGGTTTGACGCGTACAAGGGGGTTATCGACAGCGGCGTCGACGTGGTGCTGCTGACCACGCCGCCGCACTTCCGTCCCCAACACTTCGAGTACGCGGTGGCGCAGGGCAAGCACTGCTTTGTCGAGAAGCCAGTGGCGACCGACGTGCCCGGCCTCAAGCAGGTGATCGAGGCCTCGAAGCAGGCCAAGGAGAAGAACCTGGCTGTGGTGTCGGGCCTGTGCTGGCGGTACGACCCCGGCGTACGGGCGACGATGGAGCAGATCCAGAACGGCGCCATCGGCGACATCGTCGCCGTCGAGTCGTCCTACAACGGCGGCACCCTGTGGCACCGTGGCGACAAGCCGGAGTGGAGCCGCATGGAGTACCAGATGCGCAACTGGCTGTACTACACTTGGCTCAGCGGCGACATCATCGGCGAGCAGGCGATCCACAGCCTCGACAAGACCGCCTGGCTGCTCGGCGACGCCAGCCCGGTCAAGGCGATGGGCATGGGCGGCCGCCAGCAACGCGTGCAGTCGAAGTACGGCAACGTGTACGACCACTTCAGCGTGTTCTACGAGTACCCCACCGGACAGAGCGTCTACTTCACTTGCCGCCAGCAGGACGGCTGCACGATGCACGTCGACGAGCTGGTGCACGGCACCAAGGGCAAGGCCCGGGTGCTCGCGCACGAGATCACCGGCGAGAACCAGTGGAAGTACGACGGCCCCAAGCCGAGCATGTACCGGGTAGAGCACGAGGAGCTGTTCCGCTCGCTGCGTGAGGGCAAGCCGATCGACAACAGCGATTACATGATCAACAGCACAATGATCGGGATCATGGGGCGCATGGCCGCCTACACCGGCAAGACCCTGAGCTGGGAGCAGGCCGTGTCGAGCACCCAGCGACTCGGGCCCGCCGAGTACGCCTGGTCGGATGTGCCGGAGCCCGCCCCCGCTGTGCCGGGGGTCACCGAATTTGTCTAGGACGCTCATCAACGCCGTCGGAATCGGGGTGCTGCTGGCGGGGGCCAACGCGGCCGCAGCCGAGCACGAGGACTACACCCAAGAGATCCCGGGGACCAAGGTCGCGTTCCCGATGGTGGCGATCGCAGGGGGCGAGTACGAGATCGGCAGCCCCGACGGCGAGCCCGGACGCCGACCCGACGAGGGGCCACGCCAGGTGGTGCGTATCGAGCCGTTCTGGATCGAGGCCCACGAAGTCACGTGGGCCGAGTACCGGCAGTTCATGGACCTCTGCAACGTGTTCGAGCGGTTTGACGACCTCGGGATCCGCCAAGTCACCGACCAGAACCGCGTCGACGCGGTGACCGCTCCGTCGAAGCTCTACGAGCCGAGTTTCACGTTCACCTCGGGCGAGGACCCCGAGCTTCCAGCGGTGTCGATGAAGCAGTTTGCCGCGAAGCAGTACACCAAGTGGCTCAGCCTGCTCACGGGCGAGTTCTACCGCCTGCCCACCGAGGCCGAATGGGAGTACGCCTGCCGGGCCGGGGCCGCCGGCGCCTACAGCTACGGCGACGACCCTAGTCAGCTCGACGACTACGCCTGGCACACCGACAACTCCGACGACGAGACCCACCTCGTTGCTCAGAAGAAGCCCAACGCTTGGGGCTTGTACGACATGCACGGCAACGCCAGCGAGTGGGTGCTCGACGCCTATCAGGAGGACGGTTACGCCAAGCTGCCTGGGACCCCGTTAGGGTTTGTGCCGGCGACCAAGACCTACCCCCGTGTGCTGCGGGGCGGCTCGGCGATGCTGGCAGCGGCCGACGCGCGTTGCGCCGCCCGCCGTGCGACCAATGACCCAGAGCTCTCGGAGTACGACCCCAACGCCCCCAACAGTCCGTGGTGGTACGCCAGCGACGAGTCGCAGGACATCGGGTTCCGCGTCGTGCGGCCGGTCAACCCGCCGCCGCGCGAGCAGTGGACCAGCTTCTGGGACGCCGACGTGCCGCGGATCCAGAAGATCGCCGACTTTCGCATCGACAAGGAAGGCCGAGGCGAACGCGGCCTGGTCGACAAGTCGCTGCCGGCGGCGATTGGGCAGCTGGGGCCCGTCGTTTCTGATCCACAAGAATAGCCCGGCGTCGGTGGGAGATCTCGTAGACCCCGTTTAGCGCACGGGTCTGTTCGTCTAGCGCAAGCCCCCGATGAGTCTGCGTTAACGCGAGGTTTACTGCTGCATACGCGAGAATTGACTCGCTTGACTGCGCAGCGCCGGACAGGCAGACTAAGGTTTCTGCCCCACCCGCACGCACCGCGAAGGGGGGGCCGACCCCGCCTCGTCCCTGCCTCGTTCGGGACCTCAAACAAGAGCACGCATGAACGATCGCGAGCCATCGCAGCAGTACCCGTTGGGCGTCTTCGCGAGTGTCGACGCCGGCCTGGGCGTCCGGTTGGACGTCGCCCAGGACCTGGGCGCCCCGACGCTGCACCTGCACGCCCCGCACCGCGGCAACCGCGGCCCCGACGTCGCGGCAGAGTTCCGTACGAAGCTCGAGCGGCGTGGCCTTCGCGTGACGGTGGTCTTTGCCGGCTTCGACGGCGAGAGCTACGCCGACATCCCCACGGTCGAGAAGACAGTCGGCCTGGCCCCGCCGGACACCCGCGCCGAACGCCTGGCCGAGCTGAAGGAGATCATCGACTTCACCGCCCAGCTCGGCGTCGAAGCCACGGGACTGCACCTTGGTTTCGTGCCGCACGACCCCGCCGACCCAGAGTTCTCGGCGATCGTCGACGCGACGCGCGATGCCTGCGACTACGCCCGCCAGCGCGGCGTCAACATCCACCTCGAGACCGGCCAGGAGCCGGCCGGCGTGCTGGCCACGTTCCTCGAGACCGTCCAGCGCGACAACCTGTACGTCAACTTCGACCCGGCCAACATGATCTTGTACGGCTGCGGCGAGCCGATCTTCGCCCTCAAAGAAATCGTCCGCTACGTCCGCAGCGTCCACTGCAAGGACGCCAAGTGGTCGGACTCTCCGGGCGAGACCTGGGGCCAAGAGACCCCGCTCGGCGAGGGGGACGTCGACTTCCCCGCGTTCCTGCGGACGCTGCAGGAGGGCGGCTACCGCGGGCCGCTGACCATCGAGCGCGAGATCCCTCAGGAGCCGGAGCGGCAGCGGGCCGAGATTGCGGCCGCCATCGCCTTCCTCAATCAGCTGCTGTCGGGATCGACGGGCAACGGCGGGGGATCGCTGTAATGCGCATCGGCGTCGCTGGCATTGGGTTCATGGGCATGGTCCATTACCTCTCGTACCAGGGGATCGAGGGCGCAGAGGTCGCGGCCATCTGCGACCCCAATCCGCGGCGGCGGGCGGGCGACTGGACCGGCATCAAGGGCAACTTCGGCCCGGCCGGCGAGCAGATGGACCTCACCGGCGTGGCGGCGTTCGAGTCGCTCGACGACCTGATCACTTGCCCCGAGGTCGACCTGGTCGACCTGTGCCTGCCACCCTCGCTGCACGCCGATGCGGCCGTGGCGGCGCTCGAGGGGGGGAAGCACGTGTTCTGCGAAAAGCCGATGGCGATGACCGCCGCGGAGTGCGACCGCATGCTGGCCGCCGCCGAGGCCAACGACCGCCGGTTGCTGATCGGCCACGTGCTGCCGTTCTTCCCGGAGTACGCCTGGGCGCTCGAGGCGATCGAGTCCGGCCGCCACGGGCGGGTAGTCGGCGGCAGCTTCCGCCGCGTGATCTCCGACCCGGCCTGGCTGCAGCACTACTGGGACGCCGCAAAGGTGGGCGGCCCGATGCTCGACCTGCACATTCACGACGCCCACTTCATCCGCAAGGCCTTCGGCATGCCAACGGGAGTCACCGCCCGCGGGTCGCTCCGCGAAGGGCTTGCCGAGCACTGGCACAGCCTGCTGGAGTTCGCGCAGCCCGGCCTGACGACTCACGTTGAGGGGGGAGTGTTGAATCAAGCCGGACGGCCCTTCCTGCACGGCTTCGAGATCCAACTCGAGCGCGCCACGCTGATGTTCGAGTTCGCGGTCACGACCACCGCCGACGGCGACCAGGCCGGGTACACCTGCCCGCCCACGATTCTCGAAGAGTCGGGCGTGGCGACGCGCATCGAGCTCGGCGACGGCGACCCAATGCACGCCTTCCGCCGCGAGCTGCAGCGCGTGGTCGAGGCTGTCGGCCAGGGCGCCGACGCCGGTCCGCTGGCGTGCGAGCTGGCGCGCGACGCCATCGTTATTTGCGACCTGCAGTCCGCCAGCCTGCGGGCGTCGCTCCAACAATAGTCACAACG
It includes:
- a CDS encoding NupC/NupG family nucleoside CNT transporter, translating into MERYVSLLGLLVMILLAWLMSAHKSRVNWRVVVMGLALQFAFALLILKAPGGQYVFQQLGEFFNRLLSFVDEGSMLMFGVNPSEADEGMPPRVVLLRTFAFGVLPTIIFFSSLMSVLYHIGLMQLVVGGLAWVMRRTLGTSGAETLSAAANIFVGQTEAPLVIRPYVGTMTLSELMVVMVGGFATIAGGVFAIYVKFGIDAGHLLTASVISAPAALLIAKVMQPEVEEPETAGVAPARMEAASGNVLEAAAEGASAGMRLALNVAAMLIAFVALVAMLNALVGWVGGLAGFEGEAAWSMQKAFGYAFAPLAWLMGIESKDCLPAGVMLGEKMVLNEFYAYLSLSDAIGAEKISERTATILTYALCGFANFSSIGIQLGGIGGIAPERRGDLAKLALRAMLGGTLAAFMTACIAAALI
- the hpt gene encoding hypoxanthine phosphoribosyltransferase, which translates into the protein MKTLLTREELNQGVARMAGQIHDRYADRQLTIISVLTGSMVLVADLIREIDLPMRLGVIEASSYRGATTTRGELTINAKPMLDITGRDVLLVDDIFDTGHTLVKVIEKMQEFNPASVRSAVLLRKHGRQEVQAVPDFVAFDIPDEFVVGYGLDYEDLYRNLPYLAALEEHDLDHHKKLVEVHKS
- a CDS encoding sigma-70 family RNA polymerase sigma factor yields the protein MPRTVLTGSTLEPEAFVLLIARHERRIRGFIATLLPFDRDAVDDLIQTTYLVAWRKLAEFRYERETPDEEAVRWIIAIARFETFSHMRANKKHRYAELDEQLLGQIADVQSEDWGRFDARWRAFGSCVQKLEGSQREVIRLRYGLGLSLDEIGQRYGKLPNTIAARLSRIRRALEKCIGTSLQNEGYCR
- a CDS encoding LamG domain-containing protein — encoded protein: MSGANPDNPNGGSPNGRTIGDADRLEQLLEQLVVATLEPQQRAELAVLIRNDPEAARQFAQAIHLRECLSDYGASESAGESAGGESGAAAHQAALTPATATLAARAGVGRCESELRDNDADAGFPTRRWGGWFPLALATCLALAVGLAAGRMTLGPPVAERDDAAAPTTTTTVVRPNFEVGGAGYDRLGRVAALSPDASSDGLLRPLQVGDLLRRGEVVQLTRGVMQVSFAAGPEVIVQGPAEFSVVDDLAIYVHRGRVTAKSPGRFTLQTSLVAAQAERAEVGVVADAEHAVELYAFDGSVAVNSNPHRQVEQETLRVLKADQGVGVTRKGNSTRLTAVNTEVPTDMVRDWAEVTTQLHPYEQLVLADRPLAYWPLYRVRRNRRVLDLTQHGYDGQAIGNWPAELNDASSTQVRGAYFDGESYIEPDSKPPVDLESGFTIEGWAKVLGGPEFQSVFTSRWVFGSNTPSQQCFGFTLYAGDDDKWQFWSGSGEYGAMWQMLSGNKTLERHRWTHVAASFRPEKTKEGEWVEGTVQLYVNGQPAASGTHRMSLLDFEWPARIGAAEFVPKSLTSWLFRGELRDVALYDYPLSDERIRTHQTQGEHAT
- a CDS encoding DUF1559 domain-containing protein: MERNTTTHRGRQPQHGFTLVELLVVIAIIGVLIALLLPAVQAAREAARRTQCTNQLRQLALAFHNHHDTHKHMPTGGWNFAWLGNPDYGYGKHQPGNWLYNILPYIEEANLHDIGAGATGAARDQASVQRVQTPFEGMTCPSRRRANVFANGASTTFAECVNPVQLCSKTDYAANAGDMYNPEPYASSEPGEALPNVSNVDYDSLKAFSWKPVWKAGDPTNPDNLVYVRDATGIVYTRSQVAFRRITDGTSNVYMVGEKYLSTLHYETGMGEGDNEPGFTGGNDDTLRTTVKTVKGIGGGDVKLARDSESNVKKIDSTKFGSAHTGGFNMAFCDGSVRLVNFEVDPDVHRLRGNRADGVVLADE